In Alligator mississippiensis isolate rAllMis1 chromosome 9, rAllMis1, whole genome shotgun sequence, the genomic stretch GCTCCCCGACCCCGTGCTCAAGCACACTTCGTACCGGTAACTCCTGGACAGGGTGCCGGTCCCCGACACATCCACCCAGTCTCTCGGCAAGTTGCCGTCGCCATACAACGTGCCGGGAGCACTGGTGTACTGCTCCCCGCCCCCTCTCCTCCGGCACACCTTGACCAGGACAAATGTCACGAcggagagcaggaagaggaaggacaCGAGGCACAGGGAGACGGTTAGGTACATGGTTAAAGCGCCTGTGTCGGCCCcttcggcggcggcggcggcggcatcaGCGGACTGCAGGTAGGCGTCGGAAAAGCCGTCCACGAGCAGGATGTTGAGGGTGGCGGAGGAGGACAGGGGCGACTCCCCGCTGTCCCTGACGAGCACAATGAGCCTGTGCTTCACCGTGTCGCGCTCCGTCAGCGGCCGGCTCGTCCTGACTTCGCCGCTGTGCAGCGCCACGGCGAAGAGCCCCGGCTCCGTGGCGCGGAGCAGCTGGTAGGACAGCCAGGCGTTCTGCCCCGCGTCCGCGTCCACCGCCACCACCTTGGTCACCAGGTAGCCCGGCTCGGCCGAGCGCGGCACCAGCTCGCTCCACGCCGCCGTGCTGTTCTGCAGCGGGTGCAGCACGAAGGGCGCGTTGTCGTTCTCGTCCAGCACCACGACGCGCACCACGGCCTCGGAGCTGAGCGCCGGGGACCCGGCGTCCGTCGCTCTCAcgcccacctccagctgcctcgTCTGCTCGTAGTCCAGGGAGCGCAGCGCGTACACGCTGCCGTCGGCCGAGTTCACCGCCACGTAGGCGAGCACGGGCAGGGCCCCGGCGCCGGCGCCGGCGGGCACGAGCGAGTAGGTCACTCGGGCGTTGTGCTCCGCGTCCGCGTCGGCGGCGCGCACTGTGCCGATGGCCGTGCCGGGCGCCGTGTTCTCCCGCACGTGCATGGTGTAGGCCGCCTGGCTGAACACGGGCGCGTTGTCGTTGATGTCGGACACTCTCACCCTGATCCTCTGCTCGGCGGACAGGCTGGGGGCGCCCTGGTCCCGCGCCACGATCGTGATGTTGTACTCCGACACGCTCTCGCGGTCCAGCGCCCGCTCCGTGACCAGCGCGTACGAGTCCCGGAACGTCGCCTTCAGGGAGAAGGGCAGCGCGTCCTCTATGGAGCAGGCTGCCCTCCCGTTGTCCCCGGAGTCGCGGTCCCTGACGCTGAGCAGGGCCACCACCGTCTCGGGGGGCGCGTCCTCGGGGATGGGGCTGATGAGGGATGTCAGGGTCACCTCTGGCGCGTTGTCGTTCACATCCACCACCTCCACCAGGACTTTGCAGTGCGCCGACAGCCCCCCGCCGTCCGTGGCCTGGATGTACAGCTCGTAGGTCTCCCTCGTTTCGAAATCCAGATTTTCCAGAAGCCGAATTTCCCCTGATCCGGCGTTGATACGAAAGGCAATGCTACTTTCTATGGATTTCTGGCTGAAGGAGTAGGAGATTTCTCCGTTGCTTCCCTCGTCCAAATCGGTGGCAGAAACAGTAGCAACAAGGGAATTTCTGGGGCTGTTTTCCGGAACCTGGGCTTTGTAAGTGGCCCGGGAGAAAACAGGAGGGTTGTCGTTGGCATCGAGGACGATGATGCGGATTTTCGCAGTGCCGGACCTCGGTGGGGAGCCGCCGTCCAGGGCAGTGAGTAGCAAACTAAGCTCTGGCTGTTGCTCTCGGTCCAGGGCTTGGTCCAGCACTAGCTCCGCATGTCTCGTGCCGTCGCTCTGTTCCTCCATATGTACATGGAAATGCCCATTGGAGCTAAGGCTGTAGCTGTGAAGGCTGTTGTTTCCTACATCCAAATCCCGAGCGCTCTCCAGGGGAAACCGTGATCCAGCAGAGGTCGTTTCGGGAATTTTGAAGACATGTTCCTCTCTTGTAAAAACTGGGGAATGATCGTTTATGTCGGTAACCCGCACCTCGGCCCGGTACGACTGCAAGGGATTCTCCAGCACTAGCTCAAAGCGAACAAGGCAGGGCTCCGTTTGCCCGCACAGTTCCTCTCGGTCCAGTGTCTCTTTAATAAGCAAATCCCCAGTCTTGCCATTCAGCTGGAAATGCCGGCTCGCGGCGTCCGACACCAGGCGGGCCCTGCGAGCAGACAggctcctgggctccagccccacatcctTTGCCACATTAGCCACGAAGGACCCGCTCTCCATTTCCTCCGGCACCGAGTACCGCACCGTCTCCGAGCCGATCGCCC encodes the following:
- the LOC132252462 gene encoding LOW QUALITY PROTEIN: protocadherin beta-1-like (The sequence of the model RefSeq protein was modified relative to this genomic sequence to represent the inferred CDS: inserted 2 bases in 1 codon) → MADTGSRTKRSRQAASLLLLLCVGAIGSETVRYSVPEEMESGSFVANVAKDVGLEPRSLSARRARLVSDAASRHFQLNGKTGDLLIKETLDREELCGQTEPCLVRFELVLENPLQSYRAEVRVTDINDHSPVFTREEHVFKIPETTSAGSRFPLESARDLDVGNNSLHSYSLSSNGHFHVHMEEQSDGTRHAELVLDQALDREQQPELSLLLTALDGGSPPRSGTAKIRIIVLDANDNPPVFSRATYKAQVPENSPRNSLVATVSATDLDEGSNGEISYSFSQKSIESSIAFRINAGSGEIRLLENLDFETRETYELYIQATDGGGLSAHCKVLVEVVDVNDNAPEVTLTSLISPIPEDAPPETVVALLSVRDRDSGDNGRAACSIEDALPFSLKATFRDSYALVTERALDRESVSEYNITIVARDQGAPSLSAEQRIRVRVSDINDNAPVFSQAAYTMHVRENTAPGTAIGTVRAADADAEHNARVTYSLVPAGAGAGALPVLAYVAVNSADGSVYALRSLDYEQTRQLEVGVRATDAGSPALSSEAVVRVVXCWTRTTTRPSCCTRCRTARRRGASWCRARPSRATW